Proteins from a genomic interval of Sphingobacterium sp. SYP-B4668:
- a CDS encoding SusC/RagA family TonB-linked outer membrane protein codes for MMNFNRGGSGLSDQEYREALFDPIIKAFHLYFRIKLMVYIVLLMALAMVSNGFNFLAKVLKGIQAILTLACIVSMFNVSAQELSGNQGAATGHVQQPRVVLRGEVRSAVDGRPIEGVSIRIGKHHSSSDKEGRFTIALPQRQGGLEVRHLGYQAQKVGYGPTSSYITIRLIPAENTIQEVEVVSTGYQKIPKERATGSFEFIGTDQLSRSLGKDLLSRLDGISSGIRFDKRLSFLKESAVDQITIRGLSTLRGDFRPLVVLDNYPFEGDLNSINPNDVESVTILKDAAAASIWGTKAASGVIVITTKAGRFDQQRQLTVNMNTRIGSKPDLYYLNEMSSDQFIDMETMLFDKGYYNYSISNPTTTLSPVVELLDRAQKGEISREVALARIDILRGQDVRKDYLKYVYRPSVHQQYFGNISGGERNSNYSLSMGYDRNLNELVTSRYNRLTTKSAVSFRPFERLEITANVHLARGNNINSGQPIGYGSLYSGGGKKHYPYLRLVDDQGVPVDVGTVTYRKAFTDTIASGRLLDWNYNPLGEMDDSELKTTVNSINFMFQAKYRVLEGVHVEGAYQQEREFGITENWHGIGAYSTRNLINLYSDWDDTKVVRNIPIGDMLTRTVAEKDARTFRGMLHIDRSVREGTHRFNAIIGAENRELLSKSASSMLYGYDRENLSFQNVDHKTIFPLVKGRLGAQQIPSSITLVNHLNRFVSVFANGSYTYDDRIVLSASFRKDASNIFGATSNKRWQPLWSSGIAWNVSKERYYGLSFLPHLKIRLTYGYNGKVNSDVPAVATIYHQGNDYVTGLPYAVMNNPPNPNFRWERVGIFNAAVDFATADNRIGGSIDFFRKRGVDIISEAPLDPTTGFDFISMNTASMLGKGIDVQINTLNIKKSGFTWGSTLLFNYNRNIVTKYDYQHSSAYTYTQAVKTINPVEGKDLYALYAYRFAGLDPENGDPVGFLDNEKSTDYYGILFGNMDAIKYIGPTVPIYAGSLQNSFTYKGINVSFLVKYNFGSYMHIPSMEYNSFGSYWVGNADYGRRWQQPGDEHITDVPSFSYPLDYARDEFYTRSEALVYRADQIRIKDLNINYSPKIKSGTIKNIRIYGNIDNLGIILWRKNKKGIDPEVEENIPFPRIYSFGISTTF; via the coding sequence ATGATGAATTTTAATAGGGGTGGGAGCGGACTGTCCGATCAGGAATACCGCGAAGCCCTCTTTGATCCAATTATTAAAGCCTTCCATCTGTATTTCCGTATTAAGCTTATGGTATATATCGTATTGCTGATGGCCCTTGCCATGGTCTCGAACGGTTTCAATTTTTTAGCTAAGGTACTGAAGGGTATACAGGCCATCCTGACATTGGCCTGTATAGTTTCTATGTTCAATGTTTCGGCCCAGGAGCTGTCCGGCAACCAAGGGGCAGCGACTGGGCACGTCCAGCAGCCGAGAGTCGTACTCCGCGGTGAAGTACGCTCGGCTGTCGATGGGCGCCCCATTGAAGGGGTATCCATCCGAATCGGGAAACACCACAGTAGCAGCGATAAAGAAGGGAGGTTTACCATAGCCTTACCACAGCGACAGGGGGGCTTGGAAGTACGGCATCTGGGCTATCAGGCCCAAAAAGTAGGCTATGGCCCTACATCTTCCTATATCACGATCCGCCTGATACCTGCCGAGAATACCATCCAAGAGGTAGAAGTGGTCTCTACCGGATACCAAAAGATACCTAAAGAAAGAGCTACGGGGAGCTTTGAATTCATCGGGACAGATCAGTTGAGCAGAAGTTTGGGCAAGGACCTGCTCTCCAGGTTGGATGGGATTTCTTCGGGTATCCGGTTTGATAAGCGGCTTTCCTTTCTGAAAGAAAGTGCCGTTGATCAGATAACCATCCGGGGCCTGAGTACCCTAAGGGGCGACTTCCGGCCCTTGGTGGTCTTGGACAACTACCCCTTTGAAGGCGATCTTAACAGCATCAATCCGAACGACGTAGAGAGTGTAACCATCTTAAAGGACGCGGCGGCGGCATCTATCTGGGGGACCAAAGCCGCCAGCGGTGTCATCGTGATAACGACCAAGGCGGGACGGTTCGACCAGCAGCGACAGCTTACGGTAAATATGAATACGCGCATCGGGAGCAAGCCCGACCTGTACTATCTCAATGAAATGAGCAGCGATCAATTCATCGATATGGAGACCATGCTGTTCGATAAAGGATATTACAATTATTCCATCAGCAATCCCACTACCACCCTCTCCCCGGTAGTAGAGCTGTTGGACCGTGCACAAAAAGGAGAGATTTCCCGAGAAGTAGCGTTGGCGAGGATCGATATCCTAAGAGGACAAGATGTAAGAAAGGACTATCTAAAGTATGTCTATCGCCCATCCGTCCATCAGCAGTATTTCGGGAATATTTCGGGAGGCGAGCGGAATTCGAATTATTCGTTGTCCATGGGGTATGACAGGAACCTGAACGAACTCGTCACCTCCCGGTACAATAGGCTCACCACGAAGAGTGCCGTTAGCTTCCGTCCTTTTGAACGGCTGGAAATCACGGCCAATGTACACTTGGCCAGGGGGAACAATATCAACAGTGGCCAACCGATAGGCTACGGCTCTCTTTATTCGGGAGGAGGCAAGAAACATTATCCATACCTACGATTGGTGGACGATCAGGGTGTCCCGGTGGACGTAGGGACGGTCACCTACAGGAAGGCATTTACGGATACGATCGCCTCGGGCAGATTGTTGGACTGGAATTATAATCCCTTGGGAGAAATGGACGATAGCGAGTTGAAGACAACGGTCAATTCCATCAACTTCATGTTCCAGGCCAAGTACAGGGTGCTAGAGGGAGTACATGTCGAAGGGGCCTATCAACAAGAACGTGAGTTCGGTATCACGGAAAATTGGCATGGTATCGGTGCCTATTCGACCCGCAACCTTATTAACCTGTATTCGGATTGGGACGATACCAAAGTGGTCCGCAATATACCCATCGGCGATATGCTTACACGTACCGTGGCAGAAAAGGATGCGAGGACATTCAGGGGGATGTTGCACATAGACCGATCGGTCCGGGAGGGGACCCACCGGTTCAATGCCATCATCGGTGCCGAGAATAGGGAACTTCTATCCAAAAGTGCATCGTCCATGTTGTACGGATACGATAGGGAAAACCTCAGCTTTCAAAACGTTGACCATAAGACCATATTCCCCTTGGTAAAGGGACGGTTGGGGGCGCAGCAGATCCCTTCGTCCATTACACTGGTCAATCACCTGAACCGCTTCGTGTCGGTATTTGCCAATGGCTCCTACACATATGATGACCGGATAGTCCTATCGGCAAGCTTCAGGAAAGACGCCTCGAATATCTTTGGGGCGACGAGCAATAAGCGGTGGCAACCGCTGTGGTCATCGGGTATCGCGTGGAACGTTAGCAAAGAGAGGTACTACGGGCTGTCCTTCCTTCCTCACCTGAAGATAAGATTGACGTACGGCTACAACGGCAAGGTCAACAGCGATGTACCCGCAGTGGCCACGATCTACCATCAAGGAAACGATTATGTAACTGGGCTCCCTTATGCGGTCATGAACAATCCGCCCAATCCCAATTTTAGATGGGAACGCGTGGGTATCTTCAATGCTGCGGTCGATTTTGCAACGGCCGATAATAGGATAGGTGGTTCGATAGATTTTTTTAGGAAAAGAGGTGTCGATATCATCAGTGAAGCGCCCTTGGATCCCACTACGGGATTCGATTTTATCTCGATGAATACCGCGAGCATGCTCGGAAAGGGCATCGATGTACAGATCAACACCCTTAATATCAAAAAAAGTGGATTCACCTGGGGGAGTACGCTCTTGTTCAATTACAACCGCAATATCGTAACGAAATACGATTATCAGCACAGTAGCGCATATACCTACACACAGGCCGTGAAGACCATCAACCCGGTAGAGGGTAAAGACCTGTATGCATTGTATGCCTACCGCTTTGCCGGTCTCGATCCGGAAAATGGCGATCCGGTCGGGTTTTTGGATAACGAGAAGAGCACGGATTATTACGGCATCCTCTTCGGTAATATGGATGCCATCAAATATATCGGACCTACGGTGCCCATATATGCTGGTTCGCTCCAAAATAGCTTTACCTACAAAGGGATTAACGTTTCTTTTCTTGTCAAGTACAACTTTGGGAGCTATATGCATATCCCCAGTATGGAATACAATTCTTTTGGGAGCTATTGGGTCGGAAATGCAGATTATGGAAGGAGGTGGCAACAGCCTGGGGACGAACACATCACAGATGTACCTTCTTTTTCCTATCCGCTGGACTATGCCCGGGATGAATTTTACACGCGTTCGGAGGCACTGGTATATCGTGCCGATCAGATCAGGATAAAGGATCTGAATATAAACTATTCACCAAAGATCAAAAGTGGTACTATCAAAAATATAAGAATCTATGGCAACATAGATAACCTCGGGATAATCCTATGGCGAAAGAACAAAAAAGGGATCGACCCTGAAGTAGAGGAAAACATACCCTTTCCCCGGATTTATTCTTTTGGGATATCTACAACCTTCTAA
- a CDS encoding RagB/SusD family nutrient uptake outer membrane protein produces the protein MKTFRYSASRHSHYWLVIYCLSIFSSCSDYLDTKPSAQMRVPKTLTDCRALLDDYNTMNQSYPTMGEIGSDNFYLEHEYWQALATLEERGAYIWQKNQYSSVFEWAGPYKVIYNANQVLRTLKGIDPKVAVAEYNEVEGAAHFFRAYAYSQLAQLYTTPYDANTADEQSGLPLKMDPDLDEPIERSTLAETYDRILSDYRSAARLLPTSTDMVTRPSKVAAWAALSRIHMAMGSYDEAKLYADSVLMQGYDLMKYTTLDKSSLTPFARFNDEVIFHSICMGASAFQQGSCKIDSTLYRSYANGDLRKELFFMDNGDGSYSFKGNYDGLFNQAPFNGLAVDEILLNRAECYAREKDIDAARQDINALLSSRWENGDLGPISTTDSEVLLGIILDERRKQLVFRNIRWSDLRRLNMETSRQTTLQRKMAGITYELKPNDKRYTLLIPHKVVQMSGIEQNEHD, from the coding sequence ATGAAAACTTTTAGGTACAGCGCGAGTAGGCATTCGCACTATTGGTTGGTCATTTATTGTCTTTCGATTTTTTCGTCATGCTCGGATTATCTGGATACCAAGCCAAGTGCCCAGATGAGAGTGCCAAAGACATTGACGGATTGTAGGGCGCTGCTCGATGATTATAATACGATGAACCAGTCCTACCCCACAATGGGGGAAATCGGTTCGGACAATTTTTATCTGGAACATGAATATTGGCAGGCCTTGGCCACACTGGAAGAAAGAGGTGCGTATATATGGCAAAAAAATCAATACAGTTCCGTATTCGAATGGGCAGGACCCTATAAGGTCATCTACAATGCAAATCAGGTGTTACGGACATTAAAGGGTATAGACCCCAAAGTAGCCGTTGCCGAGTATAACGAGGTCGAAGGTGCCGCGCATTTTTTTAGGGCATATGCCTATTCACAGTTGGCACAGCTATATACGACTCCCTATGATGCCAATACCGCCGATGAGCAATCGGGCCTACCGCTAAAAATGGACCCCGATCTGGACGAACCTATCGAACGGTCGACATTGGCGGAGACATACGACAGGATACTGTCGGACTACAGGAGCGCAGCTCGGTTGCTGCCCACCAGTACCGATATGGTCACCCGGCCGAGCAAAGTAGCGGCCTGGGCTGCATTGTCCCGTATCCATATGGCCATGGGTAGCTATGACGAAGCTAAACTATATGCAGACTCGGTACTGATGCAGGGATACGACCTAATGAAGTATACCACATTGGACAAGAGTAGCCTGACACCATTTGCGAGGTTCAATGATGAGGTCATATTTCATTCGATATGTATGGGGGCGAGCGCATTCCAGCAAGGCTCTTGTAAGATAGACAGCACCCTCTATCGCTCATATGCAAATGGCGATCTGCGGAAAGAATTGTTTTTTATGGACAACGGCGACGGTAGCTATTCTTTTAAAGGGAACTATGATGGGCTGTTCAACCAAGCACCGTTCAATGGTCTGGCAGTGGATGAGATACTTTTGAACAGGGCAGAATGCTACGCTCGGGAAAAGGATATCGATGCAGCCCGGCAAGATATAAATGCACTATTGTCCTCGAGATGGGAAAATGGAGACCTTGGCCCCATATCTACAACGGATAGTGAAGTACTACTGGGGATTATATTGGATGAGAGGCGCAAGCAGCTTGTTTTTAGGAATATAAGATGGAGCGATCTCAGGAGGCTCAATATGGAAACAAGTAGACAGACAACCCTGCAGCGAAAAATGGCGGGGATTACATATGAATTGAAACCCAATGACAAACGGTATACTTTGTTGATACCCCATAAAGTGGTACAGATGTCGGGGATTGAACAGAACGAACATGATTAA
- a CDS encoding TlpA family protein disulfide reductase, protein MKKLAIVMVTLLIGHFGHGQSSIGQSQRNVEVGDLVPDLELGDFMVDSKPLSSLGDYGDRLLILDFMATSCSNCIEALPKMDRLQAKYGPAIQILPVTYEKKDRVARFFKANDLLNDLRLPVIVGDTVLTKYFKHRYISHVVWIDKGRVIAMTGSDYVDDHQIARALEGKGLDLPVKNDFVAFDYSKKLIDIDDIVPVGSSTLVRYLAGANLKYGEDRDSLKNRVRDYMVNVPVIQAYLYALGQDQTLPYMKNNRIVLEGLDREKYIFRKEMGYQEEWDRMNCIGFELISDIGQSKRSRMKKIVSQLDCMLGLDGRVEKREIDCWVVSKLDGGSDIQDDPARRSFSDFIFFIDLNADFPPIIDESGYTGEVVVYPYKDFDSLKVMLNKNGLDITKERRVTEVFVLTAVGEG, encoded by the coding sequence ATGAAGAAGTTGGCTATTGTTATGGTAACATTGCTCATCGGTCATTTTGGCCATGGACAGTCCAGTATTGGACAGTCCCAAAGAAATGTCGAAGTCGGTGATCTAGTGCCGGATTTGGAGTTGGGAGACTTTATGGTCGACTCGAAGCCCCTTTCGTCCCTTGGTGATTATGGGGATAGGTTGTTGATCCTGGATTTCATGGCCACATCCTGCAGCAATTGTATCGAAGCACTACCAAAGATGGATCGGTTGCAGGCCAAGTACGGTCCTGCGATACAGATACTTCCTGTCACCTATGAAAAAAAAGATAGGGTAGCGCGCTTCTTTAAAGCGAACGATTTATTGAATGACCTCAGGCTTCCTGTAATCGTCGGAGATACGGTATTGACCAAGTATTTTAAACATCGTTATATATCCCATGTCGTATGGATAGATAAAGGAAGGGTCATTGCAATGACAGGGTCGGATTATGTGGACGATCATCAGATAGCAAGGGCATTGGAAGGAAAGGGGCTGGATCTGCCTGTCAAGAATGATTTTGTTGCATTTGACTACTCCAAAAAATTGATCGATATAGATGACATTGTCCCGGTGGGCTCGTCTACCTTAGTGCGGTACCTGGCAGGTGCAAATTTAAAATACGGAGAAGACCGGGATTCACTTAAGAATAGGGTTAGGGATTATATGGTCAATGTCCCTGTCATACAGGCTTATCTCTACGCGCTGGGGCAGGATCAAACACTGCCCTATATGAAAAATAACCGTATCGTGTTGGAAGGGCTGGATAGGGAGAAGTACATATTCCGCAAAGAAATGGGGTACCAGGAAGAATGGGACCGTATGAATTGTATCGGTTTTGAATTGATCTCGGACATTGGGCAGTCCAAAAGGTCCCGCATGAAGAAGATCGTTTCACAATTGGACTGTATGCTGGGGTTGGATGGTAGGGTAGAAAAAAGAGAGATAGATTGTTGGGTGGTCAGCAAGTTGGATGGTGGCTCGGATATTCAAGACGATCCAGCTCGGCGAAGCTTTAGTGATTTTATCTTTTTTATAGATCTGAACGCCGATTTTCCGCCTATCATCGACGAGTCGGGTTATACCGGCGAGGTGGTCGTGTATCCATATAAGGATTTTGATTCACTTAAAGTGATGTTGAATAAAAATGGATTGGATATAACGAAGGAAAGACGTGTAACCGAGGTCTTTGTCCTGACCGCTGTGGGAGAGGGGTAA
- a CDS encoding RNA polymerase sigma factor, whose product MGSNLIEGFANGNEGALTDIFYRLNPTLIHFAIKYLKDEDAAEEIVSDSFVKAWGLRTQFTTLENLRAFLYVTTKNACLNQLRKVVHERMTDDFQEYEALILQDQDTLTKIIRTELVQQLYEEVENLPPLQKEIFKFSFFEELDPQEISVFLQIPISSVYMNKSRAIKALKNKLSLDHTTWGLLMLLLFK is encoded by the coding sequence ATGGGATCGAATTTAATAGAGGGATTTGCCAATGGGAACGAGGGTGCCCTAACGGACATATTCTATCGACTGAACCCTACTTTAATTCACTTTGCAATCAAATACCTCAAGGACGAAGATGCTGCTGAAGAGATTGTATCCGATTCGTTTGTCAAAGCCTGGGGCCTTCGTACCCAATTTACGACACTCGAGAATCTAAGAGCCTTTTTGTATGTAACCACCAAAAATGCCTGCCTCAATCAGCTTCGAAAAGTCGTACACGAACGCATGACGGACGATTTTCAAGAATACGAAGCCTTGATCCTACAAGATCAAGACACGCTAACCAAGATCATCCGTACCGAGCTGGTCCAACAATTATATGAGGAGGTCGAAAATCTTCCCCCTCTACAGAAAGAGATATTCAAATTCTCTTTTTTTGAAGAGCTGGACCCCCAAGAAATATCAGTCTTTCTCCAAATCCCCATATCATCTGTGTACATGAATAAATCACGCGCTATCAAAGCACTTAAGAATAAGCTTTCACTGGATCATACGACTTGGGGACTACTGATGCTTCTCCTATTTAAATAA
- a CDS encoding FecR family protein, with protein sequence MNKIDNIVSLIRKHLSMKKGETLIDRSEVLTQHPDLEKIVDRLDDRQKLLAEYATYHRIRMGSQDRQQQMLQDILTRARREDDRYRRRVRRLTVLKVSGVAASICICLGMLYWQMGMHVDPIDNRHAISEFAEIKPGHNSANLKIQGMQRSIELKSSEAGIVIDQHIQYADGGGLIQVDEKIAANPIMELTTPKGGEYQITLSDGTQVTLNADSKLIYPRSFRADQRVVELTGEAYFEVAKRKGAPFIVKTLQQDVQVLGTHFNVNAYADEARSYVSLIEGSVKVSKANLTKLLIPGQQTMVDKGNMSVQKMNVDEVLAWKRGEFMFNNENMESVMLKLSRWYNIEIIVSPDLKELSIWGSVSRYDSFDKVLDIIKIINDKIKFRKEGRRVYIMK encoded by the coding sequence ATGAACAAAATAGATAATATCGTAAGCCTGATCCGCAAGCATCTTTCAATGAAAAAGGGTGAAACCCTTATAGACAGATCAGAGGTGCTCACGCAACATCCGGATCTGGAGAAGATAGTGGATCGGTTGGACGATCGGCAAAAGCTACTTGCAGAATACGCAACTTATCATCGTATCCGGATGGGGAGCCAAGATAGGCAACAACAGATGTTGCAAGATATTTTGACGAGAGCACGCCGTGAAGACGATCGCTATAGACGGAGGGTGCGCAGGCTCACAGTGTTAAAGGTATCTGGAGTAGCGGCATCTATCTGTATATGCTTGGGGATGCTCTACTGGCAAATGGGGATGCATGTAGACCCAATAGATAATAGGCACGCGATATCCGAATTTGCTGAAATAAAACCAGGGCATAATAGCGCCAACCTCAAAATCCAAGGGATGCAGCGAAGCATCGAATTGAAGTCCAGCGAAGCAGGGATCGTGATCGATCAGCATATTCAATATGCCGATGGTGGTGGACTGATACAGGTGGACGAAAAAATAGCAGCAAATCCCATCATGGAACTCACTACCCCCAAAGGCGGTGAATACCAGATTACCTTATCAGATGGCACCCAGGTCACGCTGAATGCGGATAGCAAGCTGATCTACCCCCGTTCCTTTCGAGCAGACCAAAGGGTAGTCGAATTAACAGGCGAAGCCTATTTTGAAGTCGCAAAGCGAAAAGGAGCCCCTTTTATTGTAAAGACGCTGCAACAGGATGTCCAGGTATTGGGCACTCATTTCAATGTCAATGCCTATGCGGATGAGGCCCGTTCATATGTGTCCCTGATTGAAGGGAGTGTTAAAGTAAGCAAGGCTAATTTAACTAAACTATTGATTCCTGGGCAGCAAACGATGGTTGATAAAGGCAATATGAGCGTACAGAAGATGAATGTCGATGAGGTACTGGCATGGAAAAGAGGAGAATTTATGTTCAATAATGAAAATATGGAAAGCGTGATGTTGAAATTGTCACGTTGGTACAATATCGAGATCATCGTATCACCGGATTTGAAAGAACTGTCCATATGGGGGTCGGTATCCCGATATGATTCGTTTGACAAAGTATTGGATATCATTAAGATTATAAACGATAAGATTAAATTCAGAAAAGAAGGAAGGAGGGTGTACATTATGAAATAA